ataatgttaacatactgttttactcatttaatatgtatatactgtattctactgtattttagtccatGCCACtttgacattgctcatcctaatatatatatatttcttaattccatacttttacttttagatgtgtgtgtactgtgaattgttagatactaatgcactgttggagctaattCTACGTTCTACCCATATTCAGTCCAATTTTAACAAATAATATTGTATTGTAACCTATTGAGTTCATGATTTGCACAGCAAAGCATACCTTCCTAGGTAAGGCCATCAAAGATTTCTGGTCATGCTCCTACCCGGAACTTAAACATCCAATCCGGCGATCCTATCGGACATATTTGATGAAACACAGGAACGATTAAAGGAGAACATATTTGTTTACATAGATCCGAAGTTGAAATGTTCTCAGTTTCTCTGACATCTTCTGGTTTCGAAATTAGCCAGGGACATTTTACTATTTAATAGCTTACAAACAGTGAAAACCCATTCAATTGTCTTGTTTAGTTagttctctggagcaggttttccgcTTGCTACgagggtagctagctagctcgatGTTAGCAGCAATCTATCGTTTGCTATACATTTCACGATGGACGACAGACTATGAAATTTGACCTCCGATGTTATAAACAAATTTAAAGGTTGTTATTTGCAGTTTTACAAAAATGGATATCAGTCTAACAATTTCACTAATGCGGGGCCAGATGGGTACGGTGATAGAGAGAGCGGTTAGCGCCGCTGTTGAGACTGTGTTGGGGGAGATGCTTAGAGTGGTCGGCATTAAATTTGACGAGCTGAAGATGGAAGTAGTAGCTAAAGAGAAAGAGGCGGAGAACATAAGACAGTTGCTGGAGATATCCCGATCTCAGATGAAGACAATGCGGAAACACATGAACGCTCTGGGTGAGAACGCACACGGTGCCACTTATCAGACCTACCGGACAGCATTCGGCCATTCTGATCCCCGCAGAATTCACGGTTCCTCCGAGGCCGCACTGTCCTCGGGTTTACCACAGCCGCCGAGAAGGACGGTTCCAAACAACAACCAAATCCCCACTACAAATGGAAACTTACAGGCAAGGAATCGAGTCACCATCACCCTACCCTCTGAGAATATGGTCAGGGCCACCCAGCCCTCTGATAACTTGGTCAGGGCCACCCAGCCCTCTGATAACTTGGTCAGGGCCACACAGCCCTCAGATAACTTGGTCAGGGCCACACAGCCCTCTGATAACTTGGTCCGGGCCACCCAGCCGTCTGATAACTTGGTCAGGGCCACACAGCCCTCTGATAACTTGGTCAGGGCCACACAGCCCTCTGATAATATGGTAACCGTTAGGGCCACATCAACATCCTTTGACAGTCACGATGATCTGACAACTGTGATCTCCCAGACTCTGGAGGACCGGACATTGACACCCACTATCTCTGCAATGAATAGTTCATCAGAGCATCTGGAACCTTTGAAAGGTAGAATGTCTTTTCTCAGATCTTGTCGGGTTTGAATGTGGCTATTATTCTGTGTTTGCTTGTGTATGTAAATTGGTGGCCTGACTGAACTCGTATAGCTGTCTATTTTCCCAGTGTTTGTTGACCACCATGttacctctctttccctccagagGAGCACCCAGCCCCCCTTGACCCCGAGGTGTCTGATGAGagccagaggaggagggaggaggaagaagaagagtgtCAGGCCGAGTGGACCATAAGTACACAGCCACCAGAGACAAGCACAGACCCTGGGGCCCAGCTGGTCCTCTCCCCACCCAGGACTGATGGAGCAGACTGCTCTGCCAGGAGTGTACTGCCACCCTCCCAGCTCCTGTCCCAGTTCcaagtgaaagaggaggaagcTGAGGTGGAGATTATCTGTATCAAACAGGAACCAGAGGAGGTGGAGACCCTGCTGATAAACCTGGCTGCTGAAAGCTTCAACTCTCAGGGCAACCTTTTAGACAGGCAGACTCAGGGAAACCTCCTCCTGGACAGTCACAGGACTGGAGGCTCTCAGAACCAGAGGGATAGGAGAGCACCCCGTCCACCACAGAGCCAGAGGACCTTAGCAGAGAATACACCCTTCACCTCAGCCGACTCTTGTTCATGTGAGTTAAATCTCCATAATCTACAGCCATGTCCCAAGGCAAAAATACTGCTTTGTTGTGGTCGCTATGCTTCTGTTTAATAAAATATGATTTATCCAATCTAATGGAATGTTGTCCTCTTCATCCTCAGATGGGCTGTCCCAGGCAGTGATATCTAATGGAATGTTGTCCTCTTCATCCTCAGATGGGCTGTCCCAGGCAGTGATATCTAATGGAATGTTGTTTGTCCTCTTCATCAGATGGGCTGTCCCAGCCAGTGATGTCTAATGGAATGTTGTTTGTCCTCTTCATCATCAGATGGGCTGTCCCAGGCAGTGATATCTAATGGAATGTTGTTTGTCCTCTTCATCATCAGATGGGCTGTCCCAGGCAGTGATATCTAATGGAATGTTGTTTGTCCTCTTCATCAGATGGGCTGTCCCAGGCAGTGATATCTAATGGAATGTTGTTTGTCCTCTTCATCATCAGATGGGCTGTCCCAGGCAGTGATATCTAATGGAATGTTGTTTGTCCTCTTCATCATCAGATGGGCTGTCCCAGGCAGTGATATCTAATGGAATGTTGTTTGTCCTCTTCATCAGATGGGCTGTCCCAGGCAGTGATATCTAATGGAATGTTGTTTGTCCTCTTCATCATCAGATGGGCTGTCCCAGGCAGTGATATCTAATGGAATGTTGTTTGTCCTCTTCATCATCAGATGGGCTGTCCCAGGCAGTGATATCTAATGGAATGTTGTTTGTCCTCTTCATCAGATGGGCTGTCCCAGCCAGTGATATCTAATGGAATGTTGTTTGTCCTCTTCATCATCAGATGGGCTGTCCCAGGCAGTGATATCTAATGGAATGTTGTTTGTCCTCTTCATCATCAGATGGGCTGTCCCAGGCAGTGATATCTAATGGAATGTTGTCCTCTTCATCCTCAGATGGGCTGTCCCAGGCAGTGATATCTAATGGAATGTTGTCCTCTTCATCCTCAGATGGGCTGTCCCAGGCAGTGATATCTAATGGAATGTTGTCCTCTTCATCCTCAGATGGGCTGTCCCAGGCAGTGATATCTAATGGAATGTTGTCCTCTTCATCATCAGATGGGCTGTCCCAGGCAGTAAAATCTAATGGAATGTTGTCCTCTTCATCAGATGGGCTGTCCCAGGCAGTGATATCTAATGGAATGTTGTCCTCTTCATCATCAGATGGGCTGTCCCAGGCAGTGATATCTAATGGAGTGTTGTTTGTCCTCTTCATCCTCAGATGGGCTGTCCCAGGCAGTGATATCTAATGGAGTGTTGTTTGTCCTCTTCATCATCAGATGGGCTGTCCCAGGCAGTGATATCTAATGGAATGTTGTTTGTCCTCTTCATCCTCAGATGGGCTGTCCCAGGCAGTGATGTCAGGAGGAGTTGCTCCCAGGCCGATGGTGCGTCCGTGGCCCAAAGACCTGAGTCTGTACGAGGAGTTTAAAATGAGACGAACTGAGCTGAGGAGGAGGAGCCAGACCCgtcagagggagatggagaagaaCCTTCCCCAGCCTCTATTAGCTGACCTGGTGAAGGAGAGACGGGAGAAGACCCGGCTCAGAGTGGCCCGCTGGAGAGCCAAGAGGAAGCTGCAGGCCTGCCTACTGACTCAGATGACCCAGCAGACACAACACCAACAGACTGGATCGGGTCTGGCCCAGGGGAATAGTCTGAACAGTGGGCTGGGGAATCATAGCCAGATTAGCCACCACACACAGCACAAAACCACAGGCCCCACTCAGACTCAACAGAGAGACGGCGCTGTCGTTTCTCAATCTCAGTACAATAACAGTTTTCTGTACAACAGAAGTCACTGTGACTCTGGGCCTAGTAACATTAACTACCCTCCTCTCCAGTTCAACTCCTCTCTAATGCTGGGGCAACATGGAGGACACAATATGGTGGAGCACATTATGCAGCCTGCAATGATATCGGCCTCACAGCAGGGCCTCTCCTTGACAGACTCTGAGCTCTACCAGTAACAAGGGATCATGGGTATTCAAATCTTACCCCTACAAGTTCTGGATtactgctgtttttttttttttgttctacctgataatgaattacacccacctggtgtcccaggtctaaatcagtccctgattagaggggaatcacccacctggtgtcccaggtctaaatcagtccctgattagagggggaatcacccacctggtgtcccaggtctaaatcagtccctgattagaggggaatcacccacctggtgtcccaggtctaaatcagtccctgattagaggggaatcacccacctggtgtcccaggtctaaatcagtccctgattagaggggaatcacccacctggtgtcccaggtctaaatcagtccctgattagaggggaatcacccacctggtgtcccaggtctaaatcagtccctgattagaggggaatcacccacctggtgtcccgggtctaaatcagtccctgattagaggggaatcacccacctggtgtcccaggtctaaatcagtccctgattagaggggaatcacccacctggtgtcccaggtctaaatcagtccctgattagaggggaatcacccacctggtgtcccaggtctaaatcagtccctgattagaggggaatcacccacctggtgtcccaggtctaaatcagtccctgattagaggggaatcacccacctggtgtcccaggtctaaatcagtccctgattagaggggaatcacccacctggtgtcccaggtctaaatcagtccctgattagaggggaatcacccacctggtgtcccaggtctaaatcagtccctgattagaggggaatcacccacctggtgtcccaggtctaaatcagtccctgattagaggggaatcacccacctggtgtcccaggtctaaatcagtccctgattagaggggaatcacccacctggtgtcccaggtctaaatcagtccctgattagaggggaatcacccacctggtgtcccgggtctaaatcagtccctgattagagaggaatcacccacctggtgtcccgggtctaaatcagtccctgattagaggggaatcacccacctggtgtcccgggtctaaatcagtccctgattagaggggaatcacccacctggtgtcccaggtctaaatcagtccctgattagaggggaagagTGGAACTGGCTTTGTGGTCCACATTTGAATTAGATGACAGGAGACCAACATTACAGTACCAATTCTACCAATTCTACTCTACcagttctactctaccagttctactctaccagttctactctaccagtaccagttctactctaccggttctactctaccagttctactctaccagtaccagttctactctaccagtaccagttctactctaccagttctactctaccagtaccagttctactctaccggttctactctaccagttctactctaccagtaccagttctactctaccagttctactctaccagtaccagttctactctaccagttctactctaccagtaccagttctactctaccagttctactctaccagttctactctaccagttctactctaccagttCTACTCTACCAGTACCAGTTCTACTCTACCAGTACCAGTTCCACTTTACCAGTACcagttctactctaccagttctactctaccagttctactctaccagttctactctaccagttCTACTCTACCAATTCTACTCTACCAATTCTACTCTACcagttctactctaccagttctactctaccagttctactctaccggttctactctaccagttctactctaccagttttaCTCTACCAGTACCAGTTCTACTCTGCCGGTACCAGTTCTACTCTACCAGTACCAGTTCTACCAGTACcagttctactctaccagttCTACTCTACCAGTACCAGTTCTACTCTACCAGTACCAGTTCTACTCTACCAGTACCAGTTCTACTCTATCAGTTCTACTCTATCAGTTCTACTCTATCAGTTCTACTCtatcagttctactctaccagttctactctaccagttctactctaccagtaccagttctactctaccagttctactctaccagtaccagttctactctaccagttctactctaccagttCTACTCTACCAATTCTACTCTACCAGTACCAGTTCTACTCTACTAGTACCAGTTCTACTCTACCAGTACCAGTTCTACTCTACCAGTACCAGTTCTACTCTACCAGTACCAATAGAGCGGAGGATGTGTTTTGTAgagtcaccctattccctatgtagtgcactacgtttgacaaAGGTCtttatggctctggtcaaaagtagtgcactatatagggaatagggtatcattTTCAGACACAGCCTATGTCTTCTGATGCAGGGCCAATAACATGAGATATTTCAAAGGGACTTGTGTGAATGCAAAATTATCCAAATTGCCTGTGACAAATTGATAAAAAAAGGCTTTTATTTTAGGATAATAACCTAATAATGATAATTGAATTGCTTTAAACAATTACCTGAGAATGTTTTGATGTACAACAAAAGTCTTTAttaaaatacattatttatattAACTTGAATAATGACCAGCCCTACGTGTCTACGAATATGGAAGATAAATCACTGTCCCTGAGTAACTAAGAGGATCGTCATGCTGAATACTTCTGTGTCAAACAAACGTTTTTATTGTCAATATTATTTAATCAACTGTTATTTATACCTTGTATTGCTCTGTAACTGGATTTAAATCATGATAATATACTTATAAGCTCTATTCAGATATAGGCCTATTCAATGATATATTAGGAAACTATCCAATACATTATGAGTCACTTTTTTGAGTTAGGCCTAGTCTTTGATCAGACTGGATTCTCATGCTGCATTCCTCCTGTCCCTACTTGATAGTTTCATTAGCAGTGTTCAATGTTAACAGCTGTTTCCATTAACCTGTCCAGTCATTATGTTTTGGCAGCATTTAGAAAAGATTACATAGAGAATAGATGGGACTATTTCCTGTTGCTGTGCATTTCCATTGTCCATATAAACAGCTGGATGGAATGACGTCAcacctataaataaaaaaacacactTAGTGAAAACCGAGTGTCGAAGGTAAAGGAAGTGGGCGAAGTGTTTCCATTATCCATTTGGGCAAATTGTGCATTAATAAATTGGCGATAGCCTGTATGCCCTCCCACCGATCTGTTTCCTGTCTGCTCTCCCACCgatctgtttcctgtctcaggtAGCTCACGACAACCTGTCTGCCCTCCCACCgatctgtttcctgtctcaggtAGCTCACGACAACCTGTCTGCCCTCCCACCGATCTGTTTCCTGTCTGCTCTCCCACCGATCTGTTTCCTGTCTGCTCTCCCACCGATCTGTTTCCTGTCTGCCCTCCCACCGATCTGTTTCCTGTCTGCTCTCCCACCGATCTGTTTCCTGTCTGCTCTCCCACCGATCTGTTTCCTGTCTGCCCTCCCACCgatctgtttcctgtctcaggtAGCTCACGACAACCTGTCTGCCCTCCCACCGATCTGTTTCCTGTCTGCTCTCCCACCGATCTGTTTCCTGTCTGCTCTCCCACCGATCTGTATCCTGTCTGCCCTCCCACCGATCTGTTTCCTGTCTGCCCTCCCACcgatctgtttcctgtctgtcctcccaCCGATCTGTTTCCTGTCTGCCCTCCCACCGATCTGTTTCCTGTCTGCTCTCCCACCGATCTGTTTCCTGTCTGCCCTCCCACCGATCTGTTTCCTGTCTGCCCTCCCATCGATCTGTTTCCTGTCTGCCCTCCCATCGATCTGTTTCATGTCTGCCCTCCCATCGATCTGTTTCCTGTCTGCCCTCCCACCGATCTGTTTCCTGTCTGCCCTCCCACCGATCTGTTTCCTGTCTGCCCTCCCATCGATCTGTTTCATGTCTGCCCTCCCACCGATCTGTTTCCTGTCTGCCCTCCCATCGATCTGTTTCATGTCTGCCCTCCCACCGATCTGTTTCCTGTCTGCCCTCCCATCGATCTGTTTCATGTCTGCCCTCCCACCGATCTGTTTCCTGTCTGCCCTCCCATCGATCTGTTTCATGTCTGCCCTCCCACCGATCTGTTTCCTGTCTGCCCTCCCATCGATCTGTTTCATGTCTGCCCTCCCACcgatctgtttcatgtctcaggtagctGGATGACAGAATAATTATTTCCCTGGTGAAGAAAAACCCCTTCACAACAGTTGGTCAGATCAAGAACACCCTCAAGGAGGTCGGCGTGTCTGTGTCAAAGTCCAGTAGGTCGGATTATCAGTGTCAAAGTCCAGTAGGTAGGATTATCAGTGTCAAAGTCCAGTAGGTAGGATTATCAGTGTCAAAGTCCAGTAGGTAGGATTATCAGTGTCAAAGTCCAGTAGGTAGGATTATCAGTGTCAAAGTCCAGTAGGTAGGATTATCAGTGTCAAAGTCCAGTAGGTAGGATTATCAGTGTCAAAGTCCAGTAGGTAGGATTATCAGTGTCAAAGTCCAGTAGGTAGGATTATCAGTGTCAAAGTCCAGTAGGTAGGATTATCAGTGTCAAAGTCCAGTAGGTAGGATTATCAGTGTCAAAGTCCAGTAGGTAGGATTATCAGTGTCAAAGTCCAGTAGGTAGGATTATCAGTGTCAAAGTCCAGTAGGTAGGATTATCAGTGTCAAAATCCAGTAGGTAGGATTATCAGTGTCAAAATCCAGTAGGTAGGATTATCAGTGTCAAAGTCCAGTAGGTAGGATTATCAGTGTCAAAGTCCAGTAGGTAGGATTATCAGTGTCAAAGTCCAGTAGGTAGGATTATCAGTGTCAAAGTCCAGTAGGTAGGATTATCAGTGTCAAAGTCAAGGAGGTAGGATTATCAGTGTCAAAGTCCAGTAGGTAGGATTATCAGTGTCAAAGTCAAGGAGGTCGGATTATCAGTGTCAAAGTCCAGTAGGTCGGATTATCAGTGTCAAAGTCCAGTAGGTAGGATTATCAGTGTCAAAGTCCAGTAGGTAGGATTATCAGTGTCAAAGTCCAGTAGGTAGGATTATCAGTGTCAAAGTCCAGTAGGTAGGATTATCAGTGTCAAAGTCCAGTAGGTAGGATTATCAGTGTCAAAGTCCAGTAGGTAGGATTATCAGTGTCAAAGTCCAGTAGGTAGGATTATCAGTGTCAAAGTCCAGTAGGTAGGATTATCAGTGTCAAAGTCCAGTAGGTAGGATTATCAGTGTCAAAGTCCAGTAGGTAGGATTATCAGTGTCAAAGTCCAGTAGGTAGGATTATCAGTGTCAAAGTCAAGGAGGTCGGATTATCAGTGTCAAAGTCCAGTAGGTAGGATTATCAGTGTCAAAGTCCAGTAGGTAGGATTATCAGTGTCAAAGTCCAGTAGGTCGGATTATCAGTGTCAAAGTCCAGTAGGTCGGATTATCTGTTTCCAAGTCAAGGAGGTCGGCGTATCTGTGTCAAAGTCAACAGTCAAGAGAATACTtcaccagagtaaatacagagggTTTACCACAAGATGTAAACCATTGGTAAGCCTCAGTAACAGGAAGAGCAGATTAGAGTTTCACAGCCGTCAACCTGTTTGACACAGCCGTCAACCTGTATGGAACAGAGCTGTCAACCTGTACGGAACAGCCGTCAACCTGTACGGAACAGCCGTCAACCTGTACGGAACAGCCGTCAACCTGTACGGAACAGCCGTCAACCTGTACGGAACAGCCGTCAACCTGTACGGAACAGCCGTCAACCTGTACGGAACAGCCGTCAACCTGTACGGAACAGCCATCAACCTGTACGGAACAGCCATCAACCTGTACGGAACAGCCGTCAACCTGTACGGAACAGCCGTCAACCTGTACGGAACAGCCGTCAACCTGTACGGAACAGCCGTCAACCTGTACGGAACAGCCGTCAACCTGTACGGAACAGCCGTCAACCTGTATGGAACAGAGCTGTCAACCTGTATGGAACAGTTGTCAACAGCTGTCAATGtgttggtccttaaatgaaactggtatacttttttatttatcacaattttctatAACCAATTGTGGGTTAATGCCGACAGACAAGGTCCTTACCTGCTCCCCCAtgctgcctcctccatttttgcggTCATCCTGCAgtcagttggttgtaattttggatagagcagacatttccatatcttcttatggctgcaggggcagtattgagtagcttggatgaaaggtgcacagagtaaacggcctgctcctcagtcatagttgctaatatatgcatattattattactattggatagaaaacactctgaagttaataaaactgtttgaatcatgtctgtgagtataacagaactcatatggcaggcaaaaacctgagaagaaatccaaccaggaagtgagaaatctgaggttggtcgattttcaattcatcgcctattgaatacacagtgggatatggatctgtttgcacttcctacggcttccactagatgtcaacagtctgtagaaccttgaatgaagcttctactgtgatgtggagccggatgggagctgtttgagtcagtggtctggcagagagccaggtcctggtcatgcgcattccacatgatatcaacctgcgttccattacttctatagacacaaaggaattctccggttggaacgttattgaatatttatgataacatcctaaagattgattctctacttagtttgacaagtttcttcgacctgtaatataactttttgaagttttcgtccgacgttcgcctggacctgcacgagcgtttgcatttgtgtactaaacacgctaacaaaaatagcaatTTGGACAtatatgatggacattaccgaacaaaacgaacgtttcttgtgggagtcctgggagtgcattccgacgaagatcagcaaaggtaagtaaagattaataatgctttttatgagtttttttgactgcacaatttggcgggtaactgtatggctggcttctgtggctgaacgctgttctcagattattgaatattgtgcttttgccgtaaagctttttgaaatctgacacagcggttgcattaagaacaagtgtatctttaattctatgtaaaacatgtatctttcatcaaagtatacgatgagtatttctgttatttgacgtggctctctacaatttctccggatattttggaggcatttctgaacatggcgccaatgtaaactgaggtttttggatataaatatgaacttaatcaaacaaaacataaatgtattgtgtaacatgaagtcctatgagtgtcatctgatgaagatcatcaaaggttagtgattaatttgatctctatttctgctttttgtgactcctctctttggctggaaaaatggctgtgcttattgtggttttggtggtgacctaacataatcgtttgtggtgctttcgctgaaaagcagatttgaaatcggacactttggtgggattaacaacaagattacctttaaaatggtataagatacttgtatgtttgaggaattttaattatgaggtttctgttgtttgaatttgacgccctgcactttcactggctgtcatatcatcccgttaacgggattgcagccataagaagatatatttgcgtgacataactccaccagtcctatgtatgatgtcatttacaaagattataccgtTATTAACCATTTTcaatataaatatttaaaaaaaattcatCTAAATTTGAGTTTGATACAGTTTACTACAGTACTTCTTTaacccacctctttaaggaatacctaggataggataaagcaatccttctaatcccccccccttaaaagatttagatccactattgtaaagtggctgttccactggatgtcattaggtgaatgcaccaatttgtaagtcgctctggataagagcgtctgctaaatgacttaaatgtaaatgtaatgttgttTATGCTCCTGGTTGCCCTGTTTCCAAGGCAACGGGCACTAaatcttaaatgtaaatgtactttacaTGTATTCTGCACTGTTGAGGAAGAGCTGCAAGTAAACAATTTCACCGTTTACATCTGCTGTATCCTGTGCCAAATACGCTTTGATTTGATACCTTGTTGTTTAAGACATAGTGAAACTATCACCAGTCCTATATCCTTTAATTCAAACATGTTTACCCAATGTGCTGAAACACGGTATACTAACACAAACCTGGGAGAACAAATACACCACTGGTCAACACAGTAGGTCCAATCTGCAAAGATACCGTTCAGTAATCTGAGACGTCAACATGAGGGACAAGACGGGTTGTTTCGGTAACTTGATCACACGTTGCTTGTTTCTCTGTCGTCTTCTTAGGTCATAGGCTACTTGGCATCGGTGTGTCGTCAGAGGTTTAGATGGGCCCCAGCTCCCCCTGAGGTCTCCTCtgacagattattattatttaaataattttacataaatgtgtaaaaataacttcatcatcatcaccgacaaatccactataattgagaatttcaataagcatttttctacggctggccatgctttccacctggctacccctacccgggacaacagcactgccctcccctctgctactcgcccaagccttccccatttctctttctcccaaatacagtcagctgatgttcttaatgagctgcaaaatctggacccttacaaatcagccgggctagataatctggaccctttctttctaaaactatctgctgaaattgttgccacccctattactagcctcttcaacctctctttcgtgtcgtctgagatacccaaagattggaaagcagctgcggttatccccctcttcaaagggggggacacccttgaccctaactgctacagacctatatctatcctaccctgcctttctaaggtcttcgaaagccaagtcaacaaacagattaccgaccatttcgaatcacaccacaccttctccgctatgcaatctggtttcagagctggtcatgggtgcacctcagccacgctcaaggtcataaacgatatcgtaaccgccatcgataggaaacaatactgtgcagccgtattcattgacctggccaaggcttttgactctgtcaatcaccacatcctcattggcagactcgacagccttggtttctctaatgattgcctcgcctggttcaccaactacttctctgatagagttcagtgtgtcaaatcggagggtctgttgtccgggcctctggcagtctctatgggggtgccacagggttcaattcttggaccgactctcttctctgtttacatcaatga
This Salvelinus fontinalis isolate EN_2023a chromosome 16, ASM2944872v1, whole genome shotgun sequence DNA region includes the following protein-coding sequences:
- the LOC129812716 gene encoding uncharacterized protein LOC129812716, producing the protein MDISLTISLMRGQMGTVIERAVSAAVETVLGEMLRVVGIKFDELKMEVVAKEKEAENIRQLLEISRSQMKTMRKHMNALGENAHGATYQTYRTAFGHSDPRRIHGSSEAALSSGLPQPPRRTVPNNNQIPTTNGNLQARNRVTITLPSENMVRATQPSDNLVRATQPSDNLVRATQPSDNLVRATQPSDNLVRATQPSDNLVRATQPSDNLVRATQPSDNMVTVRATSTSFDSHDDLTTVISQTLEDRTLTPTISAMNSSSEHLEPLKEEHPAPLDPEVSDESQRRREEEEEECQAEWTISTQPPETSTDPGAQLVLSPPRTDGADCSARSVLPPSQLLSQFQVKEEEAEVEIICIKQEPEEVETLLINLAAESFNSQGNLLDRQTQGNLLLDSHRTGGSQNQRDRRAPRPPQSQRTLAENTPFTSADSCSYGLSQAVMSGGVAPRPMVRPWPKDLSLYEEFKMRRTELRRRSQTRQREMEKNLPQPLLADLVKERREKTRLRVARWRAKRKLQACLLTQMTQQTQHQQTGSGLAQGNSLNSGLGNHSQISHHTQHKTTGPTQTQQRDGAVVSQSQYNNSFLYNRSHCDSGPSNINYPPLQFNSSLMLGQHGGHNMVEHIMQPAMISASQQGLSLTDSELYQ